In Sphingobacterium zeae, one genomic interval encodes:
- a CDS encoding epoxyqueuosine reductase QueH encodes MENKEFVREKLTLPGEGKKLLLHSCCAPCSGEVMEALIASDIDFTIYFYNPNIHPRKEYDLRKEENIRFAEKHHIPFIDADYDVDHWFDLAKGMEQEPERGIRCTMCFDMRFEKTAEYASANGFDVISSSLGISRWKNMEQINDCGLRAASRHEGMEYWTFNWRKKGGSARMLEVSKKEKFYMQEYCGCAYSLRDTNKWRMANGREKIELGKNYYE; translated from the coding sequence ATGGAAAATAAGGAATTTGTAAGGGAGAAATTAACGTTACCTGGAGAAGGCAAGAAATTACTTTTACACTCCTGCTGTGCTCCTTGTTCTGGAGAAGTAATGGAAGCACTCATTGCTTCAGATATCGATTTCACGATTTATTTTTACAATCCAAACATTCATCCACGCAAAGAATATGATTTACGCAAAGAGGAGAACATTCGATTTGCCGAAAAACATCATATTCCTTTTATTGATGCAGATTATGACGTAGACCATTGGTTTGATTTAGCCAAGGGGATGGAACAAGAGCCTGAGAGAGGCATTCGCTGCACGATGTGTTTCGATATGCGTTTTGAAAAAACAGCGGAATATGCATCAGCGAATGGCTTTGATGTGATTTCAAGTTCATTGGGCATTTCTCGCTGGAAAAATATGGAGCAAATCAACGATTGCGGTTTACGTGCGGCTTCTCGCCATGAAGGTATGGAATATTGGACCTTCAACTGGCGTAAGAAAGGTGGTTCGGCCCGTATGTTGGAAGTCTCCAAGAAGGAGAAATTCTATATGCAGGAGTATTGCGGCTGCGCTTATTCGCTGCGCGACACGAATAAATGGCGCATGGCAAATGGGCGCGAAAAGATAGAGTTAGGCAAAAATTATTATGAATAA
- a CDS encoding YceD family protein gives MKHLKQYRIPFSGLNAGKHNFEFDINKKFFDCYEHSIVKDGNLKAEVELQKQENLLILHFDIQGEILLTCDTCLKEFMSPISIQERILVKFTDEDWTDNTEEVLILSKSDHELDIAELLYEYINLAVPYIVKCEEQGEGIQCDPEMLALFTSEPESEEQKEEEIIDPRWEALRNIKNN, from the coding sequence GTGAAACATCTAAAACAATATAGAATTCCCTTTTCGGGGCTCAACGCTGGAAAGCACAATTTTGAGTTTGACATTAATAAAAAGTTCTTTGACTGCTACGAACATTCGATTGTAAAAGATGGCAATCTGAAAGCAGAAGTTGAGTTGCAAAAACAGGAGAACCTGTTGATATTGCATTTTGATATCCAAGGTGAAATTCTGTTGACTTGTGATACCTGCTTAAAAGAGTTTATGTCACCGATTTCAATTCAAGAGCGGATATTAGTCAAATTCACGGATGAAGATTGGACAGATAATACTGAAGAGGTATTGATCTTATCCAAAAGCGACCATGAGTTGGATATAGCTGAGCTATTGTATGAATACATTAATTTAGCTGTTCCCTATATCGTCAAATGTGAAGAGCAGGGAGAAGGCATACAATGTGATCCTGAGATGCTCGCATTATTCACAAGCGAGCCAGAATCAGAGGAACAAAAAGAAGAAGAAATTATCGACCCACGTTGGGAAGCATTGAGAAATATTAAAAATAACTAA
- the rpmF gene encoding 50S ribosomal protein L32 — MAHPKRKTSKSRRDKRRTHYKAEAPSLTVCKETGAVHLPHRAYTVDGNLYYNGKLIIENTAVV, encoded by the coding sequence ATGGCACATCCAAAACGTAAGACTTCTAAATCAAGAAGAGACAAAAGAAGAACACATTATAAAGCTGAAGCTCCAAGCTTGACAGTATGTAAAGAAACTGGCGCAGTTCATTTACCTCACCGTGCATATACTGTAGACGGAAATTTGTACTACAACGGTAAATTGATCATTGAAAATACAGCTGTTGTCTAA
- the plsX gene encoding phosphate acyltransferase PlsX has translation MKIGLDILGGDYAPKATITGAIEAQKQLTGDQKIVLFGKTEETKQLINQAGGNSSDFEYVEAPEIIAMGEHPTKAITQKPNSSIAKGFDYLKNKEIDSFASAGNTGAMLVGSMFSVKAIPGVLRPAIASIVPKLKSGFGILLDVGANADCKPEMLNQFAILGSVFAEHVFNVSNPKVGLLNIGEEEEKGNILTTSTYPLLKANDKINFIGNAEGRDLFSDHADVYVCDGFTGNVVLKLAESFYVVTLKKGFKDDFFDRFNYEQYGGSPILGVNAPVIIGHGISTPEAIKNMVLFSRDMIESKFIDSIRSIFN, from the coding sequence ATGAAGATTGGTTTAGATATTTTAGGAGGAGATTATGCTCCTAAAGCAACGATAACAGGTGCTATTGAAGCACAAAAGCAGCTTACTGGAGACCAAAAAATAGTCCTTTTTGGTAAAACTGAAGAGACAAAACAATTAATCAATCAAGCCGGAGGGAATTCATCTGACTTTGAATATGTTGAGGCTCCAGAAATCATTGCAATGGGTGAACATCCAACCAAAGCAATAACTCAAAAACCCAACTCAAGTATTGCGAAGGGATTTGACTATTTAAAAAACAAAGAAATCGACTCATTCGCTTCTGCTGGTAACACCGGCGCTATGCTCGTGGGCTCGATGTTCAGCGTTAAAGCTATCCCAGGCGTACTGCGTCCTGCTATAGCATCCATCGTTCCCAAATTGAAATCAGGCTTCGGGATCTTATTGGACGTCGGCGCAAATGCGGACTGTAAACCAGAGATGTTGAACCAATTTGCAATCTTGGGAAGTGTCTTTGCCGAACATGTGTTTAATGTATCCAACCCTAAAGTCGGATTATTAAATATCGGAGAAGAAGAAGAAAAAGGAAACATCCTAACAACCTCTACCTACCCCCTACTAAAAGCCAACGACAAAATTAACTTTATCGGAAATGCAGAAGGTCGCGACCTGTTCAGTGACCATGCAGACGTATATGTCTGTGATGGATTTACAGGAAACGTCGTCTTGAAACTTGCAGAATCATTTTATGTAGTAACGTTGAAAAAGGGTTTTAAAGATGATTTTTTCGACCGATTCAACTACGAACAGTACGGCGGTAGCCCCATCCTGGGAGTGAATGCTCCTGTCATTATTGGCCACGGTATTTCGACACCTGAGGCCATTAAAAATATGGTTTTATTTTCAAGAGATATGATCGAGTCTAAGTTCATTGACAGCATCAGATCTATTTTCAATTAG
- a CDS encoding beta-ketoacyl-ACP synthase III, with amino-acid sequence MSKIHAAITAVNGYVPDYILTNKELETMVDTNDEWIVSRTGIKERRILKGEGLATSDLAVPAVQGLLKKRGIAATDIDLIIFCTSTPDMLFPATANILADKIGATNAWGFDLQAACSGFLFGLNTATQFIIAGTHKKVLVVGADKMSSVINYQDRNTCILFGDGCGCVLLEPNEEGMGIQDAILKTDGSGGQFLNIKGGGSLNPASHATVDAGLHYAYQEGRTVFKFAVTNMADVAHEVMVKNNLKSEDIAWLVPHQANKRIIDATAERVGLPDEKVMVNIQKYGNTTSGTIPLCLWEWESQLKKGDNLILAAFGGGFTWGSIYLKWAY; translated from the coding sequence ATGTCAAAGATTCACGCCGCAATTACGGCTGTAAATGGTTACGTTCCAGATTACATCCTAACCAACAAAGAATTGGAAACAATGGTCGACACTAACGACGAGTGGATCGTTTCCAGAACGGGAATCAAAGAGCGTCGCATATTAAAAGGCGAAGGGCTTGCTACTTCAGATCTTGCTGTACCTGCGGTTCAAGGTTTATTGAAAAAAAGAGGCATAGCTGCTACAGATATCGATCTTATCATCTTTTGTACCAGTACTCCAGATATGCTGTTCCCTGCCACAGCTAATATCCTTGCCGATAAAATTGGAGCGACCAATGCTTGGGGATTTGATCTTCAGGCTGCATGCTCAGGATTCTTGTTCGGCTTGAATACGGCAACGCAATTTATCATTGCTGGTACACACAAAAAAGTACTCGTTGTCGGTGCAGACAAAATGTCTTCGGTCATCAATTATCAAGACCGCAATACCTGTATCCTATTTGGTGATGGTTGTGGTTGTGTACTACTGGAACCTAATGAAGAAGGGATGGGTATACAAGATGCTATTTTAAAAACCGATGGTTCTGGGGGACAATTTTTGAATATCAAAGGTGGAGGTTCACTTAACCCTGCGTCACATGCAACGGTAGATGCAGGATTGCACTATGCCTATCAGGAAGGCCGTACTGTATTTAAATTTGCGGTAACCAATATGGCAGATGTTGCGCACGAAGTGATGGTCAAAAACAATCTTAAATCGGAAGATATCGCTTGGTTGGTACCTCATCAGGCCAATAAACGTATCATTGATGCTACAGCAGAGCGCGTGGGACTGCCGGATGAGAAGGTCATGGTGAACATTCAAAAATATGGTAACACAACGAGTGGTACAATCCCTTTGTGTTTATGGGAATGGGAATCGCAATTGAAGAAAGGAGATAATCTTATCCTTGCCGCTTTCGGCGGTGGTTTCACTTGGGGATCCATCTATTTAAAATGGGCGTATTAA
- the accB gene encoding acetyl-CoA carboxylase biotin carboxyl carrier protein has product MGMDIKQIQDLIKFVSKSGVNEVSIEEQDFKITIKTNQEPTYVTASVPAVAPIAAPQVAQAAAQAPVASPAAPATNADANLITIKSPMIGTFYRSAGPGKPSFINVGDDINTGSVLCIVEAMKLFNEIESEVSGKIVKILVEDAQPVEFDQPLFLVEPK; this is encoded by the coding sequence ATGGGTATGGATATCAAACAAATTCAGGACTTGATTAAATTCGTTTCAAAATCAGGTGTGAATGAAGTCTCGATTGAAGAGCAAGATTTTAAAATTACAATAAAAACAAATCAAGAGCCTACGTATGTGACAGCTTCTGTTCCTGCTGTTGCCCCTATCGCTGCTCCTCAAGTTGCGCAAGCGGCGGCACAAGCTCCTGTAGCTAGTCCTGCAGCGCCAGCTACAAATGCAGATGCAAACTTGATTACAATCAAATCACCAATGATCGGTACATTCTACCGTTCTGCAGGACCTGGCAAACCGTCTTTCATCAATGTTGGTGATGATATCAATACAGGTTCTGTATTATGTATCGTTGAAGCAATGAAATTATTCAACGAAATTGAATCTGAAGTTTCAGGTAAAATCGTTAAGATTTTGGTAGAAGATGCTCAACCTGTTGAGTTCGACCAACCATTATTCTTAGTTGAGCCTAAATAA
- the accC gene encoding acetyl-CoA carboxylase biotin carboxylase subunit, which produces MFKKILIANRGEIALRIIRTCREMGIKSVAVYSTADRDSLHVRFADEAVCIGPPPSRDSYLNIPNIISAAELTNADAIHPGYGFLSENARFSAICAEYGIKFIGATAEQIEKMGDKSRAKDTMKKAGVPTVPGSEGLISNVKEGISLANEIGYPVIIKATAGGGGRGMRIIWKDEEFEPAWDSARVESAAAFGNDGIYLEKYVEEPRHIEFQIVGDQFGTVCHLSERDCSIQRRHQKLIEESPSPFMTPELRAEMGEAAVKGAKAVNYEGAGTIEFLVDKHRNFYFMEMNTRIQVEHPVTEEVINFDLIKEQIKVAAGIPISGKNYEPQMHAIECRINAEDPFNNFRPSPGKITNFHSPGGHGVRVDTHVYSGYTIPPNYDSMIAKLITVAQTREEAISTMERALSEFVIEGIKTTIPLHLRLMRDPNFRAGNFTTKFMETFDLTEYPVED; this is translated from the coding sequence ATGTTCAAAAAAATATTAATTGCTAATAGAGGAGAGATTGCCCTGCGCATTATCCGTACCTGTCGTGAAATGGGTATCAAAAGTGTTGCAGTATATTCTACTGCTGACCGAGATAGCCTACACGTAAGATTTGCGGATGAAGCCGTTTGTATTGGTCCTCCTCCAAGTAGAGATTCTTACTTAAACATTCCGAATATTATTTCTGCTGCCGAACTGACAAATGCTGATGCTATCCATCCAGGATATGGCTTCTTATCCGAAAATGCGCGCTTTTCAGCGATATGTGCAGAGTATGGCATTAAATTTATTGGTGCTACAGCCGAACAGATCGAGAAAATGGGTGATAAATCGCGTGCTAAGGATACCATGAAAAAAGCTGGTGTTCCTACAGTGCCCGGGTCAGAAGGTTTGATCTCAAATGTAAAAGAAGGCATTTCATTAGCCAATGAAATCGGTTATCCTGTTATCATCAAAGCAACTGCTGGTGGCGGTGGTCGTGGGATGCGTATCATTTGGAAAGATGAAGAATTCGAACCGGCTTGGGATTCTGCACGTGTTGAATCAGCGGCAGCTTTCGGTAATGATGGAATCTACCTTGAAAAATATGTGGAAGAACCTCGTCATATTGAATTTCAGATTGTAGGTGATCAATTTGGCACTGTATGCCACCTATCTGAACGTGACTGTTCAATTCAACGCCGGCACCAAAAACTGATCGAAGAATCTCCATCTCCATTTATGACTCCTGAGTTGAGAGCAGAAATGGGTGAAGCTGCTGTGAAAGGTGCCAAAGCGGTGAACTATGAGGGCGCAGGTACGATCGAATTCTTAGTTGACAAACATCGTAACTTCTACTTTATGGAAATGAATACCCGTATCCAGGTAGAACATCCAGTAACGGAAGAAGTCATCAACTTTGATTTGATCAAAGAACAGATTAAAGTGGCAGCGGGAATTCCGATCTCGGGAAAAAATTATGAACCGCAGATGCATGCCATTGAATGTCGTATCAATGCAGAAGATCCTTTTAATAACTTCCGCCCTTCTCCAGGTAAGATCACGAACTTTCACTCACCAGGTGGGCATGGAGTACGTGTAGATACCCATGTATATTCAGGATACACGATTCCGCCTAATTACGATTCGATGATTGCGAAATTAATCACTGTGGCACAAACACGTGAGGAAGCAATCAGCACGATGGAACGAGCACTAAGCGAATTTGTCATCGAAGGGATCAAAACAACCATCCCTTTGCACTTAAGATTGATGCGTGATCCTAACTTTAGAGCAGGTAATTTCACGACGAAGTTTATGGAAACTTTCGATCTAACTGAATATCCTGTAGAAGATTAA
- the tatC gene encoding twin-arginine translocase subunit TatC: MSTPNSKDLIQAIKDKGKNIEAEMSFFDHLEVLRWHLVRSAIAICIFAGIAFTFYDFVFNDIIMGPKNLNFWTYRMMCKAADAFNLADFCVKKIPFNIINTELAGQFMLQINSCLLMALMMGFPYLLFEIWLFVKPALTDVERRSARGFVFYASLLFILGALFGYYIVVPLSINFLANVSLSDEIVNQITIDNYLSTISTLTLGCGIVFLLPILVFILSKIGIMTPEFMRASRRYATVIILVIAAVITPSADVITMLTVAAPMFLLYEISIMVSADVKRKKLAQEK; the protein is encoded by the coding sequence ATGAGTACACCTAATTCGAAAGATCTTATACAAGCTATTAAAGATAAAGGGAAGAACATAGAAGCAGAGATGTCGTTCTTTGACCACCTTGAGGTTTTAAGATGGCATTTGGTCCGTTCAGCAATTGCGATCTGTATCTTTGCAGGTATTGCTTTTACATTCTATGATTTCGTATTCAACGATATCATCATGGGGCCAAAAAATCTAAATTTTTGGACCTATCGCATGATGTGTAAAGCAGCCGACGCTTTCAATCTGGCAGACTTTTGTGTAAAAAAAATTCCTTTTAATATCATCAATACCGAACTAGCAGGTCAATTTATGCTTCAGATAAACTCCTGTTTATTGATGGCTTTGATGATGGGTTTCCCTTATCTCCTTTTTGAAATTTGGTTATTTGTAAAACCAGCATTAACAGACGTAGAAAGACGGTCTGCCCGTGGGTTTGTATTCTATGCTTCGCTATTGTTTATTTTAGGGGCGCTCTTCGGATACTACATCGTTGTACCATTGTCCATCAACTTTCTAGCAAATGTATCGTTAAGTGATGAAATCGTCAACCAGATTACCATTGATAATTACCTTTCGACCATTTCAACTTTAACGTTGGGCTGTGGTATTGTTTTCCTACTTCCGATACTGGTATTTATTCTCTCTAAAATCGGTATTATGACTCCAGAATTTATGCGAGCCAGCCGTCGTTATGCAACAGTCATTATTTTAGTGATAGCAGCGGTTATAACACCTTCGGCAGATGTGATCACCATGCTCACAGTTGCGGCACCAATGTTCCTATTATATGAAATCAGTATTATGGTTTCTGCGGATGTTAAAAGAAAAAAATTAGCACAAGAAAAATAA
- the rpiB gene encoding ribose 5-phosphate isomerase B → MSSVKKIAIGSDHAGFEYKTALVSFLKELGYEVTDFGTNSPDSVDYPDFAHPVASAVENKEADAGVLICGSANGVAITANKHQNIRAAICWLEEISALARQHNDANVVCIPARFIDLELAKKIINTFINTAFEGGRHANRVDKIACSC, encoded by the coding sequence ATGAGCAGCGTAAAGAAAATTGCAATTGGAAGTGACCACGCGGGTTTTGAGTACAAAACAGCTTTGGTAAGCTTTTTGAAAGAACTGGGCTATGAAGTAACAGATTTTGGAACAAACTCTCCAGACTCAGTTGACTATCCAGATTTCGCACATCCGGTTGCATCAGCAGTGGAAAATAAAGAAGCAGATGCCGGAGTTTTAATTTGTGGCAGTGCAAATGGAGTTGCGATCACAGCCAATAAGCACCAAAATATTCGCGCTGCTATCTGTTGGTTGGAAGAAATCTCTGCTTTGGCCCGTCAGCATAATGATGCAAACGTAGTGTGTATACCAGCACGTTTTATCGATCTTGAGCTTGCTAAAAAGATTATCAATACATTTATAAACACAGCATTCGAAGGCGGACGTCACGCTAATCGGGTAGACAAAATCGCTTGCAGCTGTTAA
- a CDS encoding M28 family peptidase → MKKIYNLLWIACSLMSCAKAQDVNSKYAEEITVESTQKHLRTLASVDFEGRGTGQKGGRLAAEYIANEFKKYGLTAPVDGSYFQPLQLIRNSFKVKQFSINDRPFQHGKDIFVIGNNENKFFEGNEIVFIGYGIDDPKYSDIAGMDLHNKIVMLINEHEPTDEKGNSWISKTKTPSNWSTTRNKKVKEILKHNPKMILAINSQLSQLLEDAGDRATEGRYNLAIDQPAPEKSPMIPVVNITDHAANYVLNLARTNLTAIVSKINRSGQPSSFVIPTNFKAEFGTNAATLADPNILGYLEGTDKKDEVVVIGGHYDHDGIDSKGNIFFGADDNASGTTAVLELARVFSKAKSAGNGPRRSILFITYAAEEKGLLGSKFYTENPVFPLKNTVACINIDMIGRVDDKHLKGNHNYIHAIGSDKLSSELYQINKSENETHTKMEIDYTYDNPKDPMRLYYRSDHYNFAKKGIPSVFYFSGLHPDYHTPADTYDKIDFPLMVKREKLAFYTAWEIANRENRLAVDTNKE, encoded by the coding sequence ATGAAAAAAATATACAACCTGCTTTGGATCGCATGCTCGCTGATGAGCTGTGCTAAAGCACAGGACGTAAACAGTAAATATGCGGAGGAAATCACGGTAGAATCTACGCAAAAGCATCTGCGCACTTTAGCTTCTGTCGATTTTGAAGGCAGAGGAACGGGGCAAAAAGGAGGACGCCTAGCTGCGGAATATATAGCCAATGAATTTAAAAAGTATGGCCTTACTGCACCTGTCGATGGATCTTATTTCCAGCCCCTGCAGCTTATTCGAAACAGCTTCAAGGTAAAGCAATTTAGTATTAATGATAGACCTTTTCAACATGGCAAAGATATTTTTGTCATTGGCAACAATGAAAACAAGTTTTTCGAGGGTAATGAAATCGTTTTTATTGGCTATGGTATTGATGATCCCAAATATTCGGATATCGCTGGTATGGATCTCCACAATAAGATCGTTATGCTAATCAACGAGCATGAACCAACAGATGAAAAGGGTAATTCATGGATCAGCAAAACAAAGACTCCATCTAATTGGTCAACAACCAGAAATAAAAAAGTTAAGGAAATCCTTAAACACAATCCTAAGATGATATTGGCTATTAATAGTCAGTTATCTCAACTTTTGGAAGATGCCGGAGACCGAGCTACGGAAGGACGCTACAATTTAGCTATAGATCAACCCGCACCAGAGAAGTCGCCTATGATCCCTGTTGTCAATATTACTGATCATGCGGCCAACTATGTTTTGAATCTAGCGCGAACTAACCTTACCGCTATAGTTTCAAAGATTAATCGATCTGGACAACCAAGTTCTTTTGTTATTCCTACTAATTTTAAAGCGGAGTTTGGTACCAATGCCGCTACTTTGGCTGACCCAAATATTCTTGGTTACCTGGAAGGAACAGATAAAAAAGATGAAGTCGTGGTGATAGGAGGCCACTATGACCACGATGGAATAGATTCCAAAGGAAATATCTTCTTTGGGGCCGATGACAATGCCTCGGGCACAACAGCCGTCCTTGAGTTGGCACGTGTTTTTTCAAAAGCTAAATCCGCTGGAAATGGCCCTAGACGCAGTATTTTGTTCATTACCTACGCGGCAGAGGAAAAAGGACTATTAGGATCCAAATTTTATACCGAAAACCCAGTATTCCCATTGAAAAATACTGTAGCCTGCATAAATATTGACATGATTGGCCGTGTAGACGATAAGCATCTCAAAGGAAATCACAATTACATTCACGCAATTGGTTCAGATAAATTGAGTTCGGAATTGTATCAAATCAATAAGAGTGAGAATGAGACACATACGAAAATGGAGATCGACTACACCTACGACAATCCAAAGGATCCTATGCGCCTCTACTATCGCTCCGATCATTACAACTTTGCCAAGAAAGGTATACCCTCAGTCTTTTACTTTTCGGGCTTGCATCCGGATTATCACACGCCTGCAGATACCTATGACAAGATCGACTTCCCGTTGATGGTTAAACGTGAAAAGCTTGCATTCTACACGGCATGGGAAATTGCCAATCGGGAAAATCGGCTCGCTGTCGACACGAATAAAGAATAA
- a CDS encoding J domain-containing protein yields the protein MAFVDYYKVLGTDKTASADEIKKAYRKLARKYHPDVNPNDNEAKQRFQEINDANEVLSDPEKRKKYDQYGEHWQHGEEYEKAQQQYRQSQSSAGNPFGGSANPFGGNRGSQEYTGNFDDGQFSDFFEQMFGSRSGGGRQSTFRGQDFNAELSLSLQEAYTTHAQTFNINGKNIRITIHAGVEDGQKIKLKGYGGEGINGGPKGDLYITINIAPDGRFKRQGSDLYTTLDIDLYTAILGGEAMLDTFGGKVKLKIKAESQNGAKMRLKGKGFPVYRKDGEFGDLYVTLNIQMPSNLTAEEKTLFQQLKDLKK from the coding sequence ATGGCTTTTGTAGATTACTATAAAGTGCTCGGCACTGATAAGACAGCCTCAGCTGATGAGATCAAAAAAGCATATCGAAAACTAGCCCGTAAATACCATCCTGATGTCAACCCTAACGACAATGAGGCCAAACAAAGATTTCAGGAGATTAATGATGCGAATGAGGTGTTATCTGACCCTGAAAAGCGTAAAAAGTATGACCAATATGGTGAGCACTGGCAACACGGGGAAGAATATGAAAAAGCGCAACAGCAATACCGCCAATCCCAGTCGTCCGCAGGCAATCCGTTTGGAGGGAGTGCCAATCCATTTGGTGGAAACAGGGGCTCTCAAGAGTATACCGGAAACTTTGACGACGGCCAATTTTCTGATTTCTTTGAACAGATGTTCGGGAGCAGAAGTGGCGGCGGACGGCAAAGCACATTTCGTGGACAGGATTTTAATGCCGAACTCAGCTTATCTTTACAAGAGGCCTACACCACCCATGCACAAACATTTAATATCAACGGAAAAAATATCCGTATCACAATTCATGCGGGAGTCGAGGATGGCCAAAAAATCAAACTTAAAGGCTATGGAGGCGAGGGTATAAACGGCGGTCCAAAGGGAGATCTTTACATAACGATCAACATCGCGCCCGATGGTCGTTTTAAACGTCAGGGAAGCGACTTGTATACAACACTTGACATCGATCTCTACACTGCTATATTAGGCGGCGAGGCTATGCTAGATACATTCGGTGGAAAAGTGAAATTAAAAATAAAAGCTGAAAGTCAAAATGGTGCAAAAATGCGTCTTAAAGGAAAAGGATTTCCTGTGTATCGAAAAGATGGCGAATTTGGAGATCTATATGTTACATTAAATATACAAATGCCGAGCAATCTGACTGCCGAAGAAAAAACATTGTTTCAACAATTGAAGGATCTAAAGAAATAA
- a CDS encoding chaperone modulator CbpM produces the protein METTLIRVIDFCQSRKVETTFLETMVEYGLIHIVIQQEEQYIDEDDLQKLERFSNLYYELEVNPAGIQVASHLLDKVEQLQNEILHLKNKLKSLEY, from the coding sequence ATGGAAACGACACTCATAAGAGTCATAGACTTCTGCCAGTCCAGAAAGGTTGAAACAACTTTTTTGGAAACGATGGTTGAATATGGTCTCATACACATCGTCATTCAACAGGAAGAACAATATATCGATGAAGACGATCTTCAGAAACTGGAACGTTTTTCAAATCTCTACTACGAGCTTGAAGTGAATCCTGCCGGAATTCAGGTGGCCAGCCATTTATTGGACAAAGTGGAACAGCTTCAAAATGAAATCTTGCATTTAAAGAATAAATTAAAATCCTTGGAATACTGA
- a CDS encoding energy transducer TonB yields the protein MIYLLIVNISLIISFVLYKLIFRRLTFFQWNRIYLIGMALFSLLAPIGIFIELPNIEMVEYQIPHVDLITYMDIAIGGPQEQPIYLIYILTCVYWIGVAFSAGFFIWRGIMLVKTLAQKHDYLSFSFFDKVFIGEAIKNRSTIESHERVHVDQRHSYDLLLIELLKIFNWFNPILYFFQKELKFQHECIADEICSTDRVAYAEMLVAHALQVDQLPLTHEFSNHSFLKKRIMMLFKNKSAGKYKLLYVSILPIILVVLTSTMIFNTSRAKGMVLAVESGVKQVAAFDHQTYPPKQTKRSHLQFNEQLDTISFDRVEVKPAPEGGMQSFMIWIGNNFQFPKQAVEHNVSGMIEVNFIVEIDGSLSHINVKKDLGYGTKEATLKLMESAKRWKPAFVGGRPVRVAYTLPIRLNLAK from the coding sequence ATGATTTATTTATTGATTGTCAATATTTCATTGATTATCAGTTTTGTACTCTATAAACTGATTTTTAGAAGGCTGACTTTTTTTCAATGGAATCGAATTTATTTGATTGGAATGGCCCTGTTTTCCTTATTGGCTCCTATAGGAATCTTTATCGAATTGCCAAATATAGAGATGGTCGAATATCAGATTCCGCATGTAGATTTGATTACCTATATGGATATCGCCATTGGTGGTCCGCAAGAGCAACCTATTTATTTGATATACATCTTGACTTGCGTGTATTGGATTGGTGTTGCCTTTAGCGCGGGCTTTTTTATTTGGAGAGGAATAATGTTGGTAAAGACGTTAGCTCAGAAGCATGACTATTTAAGTTTTTCATTTTTCGATAAGGTCTTCATTGGCGAAGCGATTAAGAATAGAAGCACTATCGAATCTCATGAGCGTGTTCATGTGGATCAGCGGCATTCGTATGATTTGCTTTTAATAGAACTATTGAAAATCTTCAACTGGTTTAATCCTATCTTATATTTCTTTCAAAAGGAGTTAAAGTTCCAGCACGAATGTATCGCAGATGAAATCTGTTCGACAGATAGAGTAGCATATGCAGAAATGTTGGTTGCTCATGCATTACAGGTAGATCAGCTACCGCTGACACATGAGTTTTCAAATCATTCATTTTTAAAGAAGAGAATTATGATGTTATTTAAGAATAAATCCGCGGGTAAATATAAGCTGCTATATGTATCTATCTTACCGATCATCCTGGTTGTACTTACTTCAACCATGATATTTAATACGAGCAGGGCAAAAGGAATGGTTTTAGCTGTTGAGTCAGGTGTTAAGCAGGTGGCTGCATTCGATCATCAGACCTACCCGCCTAAACAAACAAAGCGTAGCCACCTACAGTTCAATGAACAATTGGATACTATTTCTTTTGATCGGGTCGAAGTGAAGCCAGCTCCAGAAGGGGGAATGCAGTCATTTATGATTTGGATAGGCAATAATTTTCAGTTTCCAAAACAGGCTGTGGAACATAATGTCAGTGGTATGATTGAAGTCAATTTTATTGTTGAAATAGATGGTAGTTTATCCCATATTAATGTTAAAAAGGATCTTGGTTATGGCACCAAAGAAGCAACGTTGAAACTCATGGAAAGTGCAAAACGATGGAAACCGGCGTTCGTCGGTGGTAGACCAGTACGAGTTGCCTATACATTGCCCATTCGTCTTAATCTAGCAAAATAA